The Limanda limanda chromosome 13, fLimLim1.1, whole genome shotgun sequence genome has a window encoding:
- the zp3f.2 gene encoding zona pellucida glycoprotein 3f, tandem duplicate 2, which produces MVTHLYLGVIIVAVFAATVADADVKVVCEKDSVKITWRIGAELVPNAARLFLGSCMASQLSILPTGEGEAHFNYKLADCKFKKLMKGKRLIYQNELTYRPKAKGNPPSLMHPIECVYKRPESWIPQFLMPGSGVSEGRGELVVHMALLNAQLTGIAKTNVIPLGSFMPIWAAVEQKSHQPLLLLMEECVAATTPELHEGSQVYPIIANKGCLFDSVRGNSVFLPRYHSSALILYLQSFKLGPGEEVYIHCKLVVSDPADLDETKKACQYVKESESWELLDDPLQSSHCSCCDSTCKSRSKRGVEWESHSQSHNSVLGPLVIVEQNRSSEDLGVKD; this is translated from the exons ATGGTGACTCATCTCTACCTAGGTGTGATAATCGTGGCTGTTTTTGCAGCCACTGTTGCTGACGCAG ATGTCAAAGTAGTCTGTGAAAAGGACTCAGTAAAAATCACATGGAGGATCGGTGCAGAGCTGGTGCCGAATGCCGCTCGTCTCTTCCTGGGGAGTTGCATGGCTTCTCAGCTCAGTATTCTACCCACTGGGGAGGGGGAGGCTCACTTCAACTATAAGTTAGCAGACTGCAAGTTTAAGAAATTG atGAAAGGGAAACGCCTCATTTATCAAAATGAACTGACTTACAGGCCAAAGGCGAAGGGGAATCCTCCGTCTTTGATGCATCCCATCGAATGTGTTTATAAAAG ACCTGAGTCATGGATTCCCCAATTCCTGATGCCTGGATCGGGTGTTTCTGAAGGTCGAGGCGAGCTGGTCGTCCACATGGCGCTCCTCAATG CGCAATTAACAGGTATAGCCAAGACCAACGTCATCCCTCTGGGCTCTTTCATGCCAATATGGGCAGCAGTGGAGCAGAAGTCCCATCAACCTCTGCTGCTTCTAATGGAGGAGTGTGTAGCAGCCACTACACCAGAGTTGCACGAAGGCAGCCAGGTTTACCCAATCATTGCCAACAAGGG GTGTCTCTTTGACAGCGTCAGGGGAAACTCTGTGTTCCTCCCTCGATACCACTCGTCCGCTCTCATCCTCTACTTGCAGTCCTTCAAGTTGGGTCctggagaggag GTGTACATCCACTGTAAACTGGTTGTATCGGACCCTGCAGATCTGGACGAGACCAAGAAGGCCTGTCAgtatgtaaaagaaagtgaaag CTGGGAGCTGCTCGATGACCCGCTTCAGAGCTCCCACTGTAGCTGCTGCGATTCAACCTGCAAGTCCCGTTCCAAAAGAGGAGTTGAATGGG AATCACACAGCCAGAGTCACAATTCAGTGTTGGGACCCCTGGTCATCGTGGAGCAAAACCGATCTTCAGAAGACTTGGGTGTAAAAGATTAA
- the LOC133017551 gene encoding zona pellucida sperm-binding protein 3-like, producing MMALVWQGVLLAVLVAAMSVNADMQVDCRPDYMTLVWRESRNQVDPTLFRLGNCIPTSFSGRETVFTVGFNDCNFRRLVTGDQLIYSNDLMHISSPDSNELPFTLPVVCSYQRPKDWYNPTYVPEFNTYGEGEMVFHIGLMNEDFSGPAESTSFPLGSFIPIMASVELNFHQPLLLLLDECVAAATPELNPGSHLYPIITNKGCLVDSKTSGSRFEPRQNSSEIHLSLQAFRFAMGKEVYLHCELVAWDPVGLDHTKKACNYVQNHGWELVDNPAYSNLCDCCDSTCKSRRMRSTASGKLGVVKKAVLGPFTITENP from the exons ATGATGGCTTTGGTTTGGCAAGGGGTGCTGCTCGCCGTCCTGGTAGCTGCCATGTCAGTTAATGCAG ACATGCAAGTGGACTGCAGGCCTGATTATATGACGCTGgtgtggagagagagcagaaacCAGGTGGACCCCACGCTCTTTCGTCTCGGTAACTGTATTCCCACCAGCTTCTCAGGCAGGGAGACGGTTTTCACTGTCGGCTTCAACGACTGTAACTTCAGGAGACTG GTCACTGGGGATCAGCTAATATACAGCAATGACCTGATGCATATCTCCTCTCCGGACTCCAACGAACTCCCCTTCACTCTACCAGTTGTGTGTTCATATCAgag GCCTAAAGACTGGTACAACCCCACCTATGTCCCTGAGTTTAATACATATGGTGAAGGAGAGATGGTTTTTCATATTGGACTAATGAATG AGGATTTCTCAGGCCCTGCTGAATCCACCAGTTTCCCTCTGGGCTCTTTCATACCCATCATGGCGAGTGTGGAGCTCAACTTCCATCAGCCCTTGCTGCTGCTTCTCGATGaatgtgttgctgctgccacacCAGAGCTGAATCCTGGAAGTCATTTATACCCAATAATCACAAATAAGGG ATGTCTTGTGGACAGCAAGACATCCGGTTCAAGATTCGAACCAAGGCAAAATTCATCTGAGATCCACCTGTCCCTTCAAGCCTTTAGGTTTGCCATGGGAAAAGAG GTGTATTTGCACTGCGAACTTGTGGCTTGGGATCCTGTTGGGCTTGACCACACAAAGAAGGCCTGCAACTACGTACAAAATCACGG CTGGGAGCTTGTGGATAACCCTGCATATAGCAACCTGTGTGACTGCTGTGACTCAACCTGCAAGtccaggaggatgaggagtacAGCCTCGG